One window of the Streptomyces asoensis genome contains the following:
- a CDS encoding 3-oxoacyl-ACP reductase, with protein MALPLEGLAAIVTGAGRGLGRAEALELARLGAAVVVNDYGQPGRDGSGEASAGPAEEVAREIRSAGGTALAHTGDVADFEQARLLVELAISEFGKLDVLVNNAGILRDRMVFSMAEEEWDAVVRVHLKGHFNTTRFAAAHWRDRSKAAGGPVYGRIVNTSSEAFLAGSAGQPNYAAAKGGVVGLTTSTALALAKYGVTANAICPRARTRMTEDVFAGFAQPDEGGLDPLAPEHVAPLVGYLASPAAARINGQLLVAHGGMVAVVERPRVRAKFDSKEDVFGYEELDAVLGAHFADRPRGETFAAAEVLGLRRGQA; from the coding sequence ATGGCACTGCCACTTGAGGGGCTGGCCGCGATCGTCACCGGCGCCGGGCGCGGACTCGGCCGGGCCGAGGCGCTGGAGCTGGCGCGGCTGGGCGCGGCCGTCGTCGTCAACGACTACGGTCAGCCCGGCCGGGACGGGTCGGGCGAGGCGTCGGCCGGCCCCGCCGAGGAGGTGGCGCGGGAGATCCGGTCGGCCGGCGGCACCGCGCTCGCCCACACCGGGGACGTCGCCGACTTCGAACAGGCGCGTCTGCTCGTCGAGTTGGCGATCAGCGAGTTCGGCAAACTGGACGTGCTGGTCAACAACGCGGGCATCCTGCGCGACCGCATGGTCTTCTCGATGGCCGAGGAGGAGTGGGACGCGGTCGTCCGGGTCCACCTCAAGGGGCACTTCAACACGACCCGCTTCGCCGCCGCCCACTGGCGCGACCGGTCCAAGGCGGCGGGCGGTCCGGTGTACGGGCGGATCGTGAACACCTCCTCGGAGGCGTTCCTCGCGGGCTCGGCCGGGCAGCCCAACTACGCGGCGGCCAAAGGGGGAGTCGTCGGGCTGACGACGTCCACGGCACTCGCGCTCGCCAAGTACGGGGTCACGGCCAACGCCATCTGCCCGCGCGCCCGCACCCGGATGACGGAGGACGTCTTCGCCGGGTTCGCACAGCCGGACGAGGGCGGACTCGACCCACTCGCACCCGAGCATGTGGCCCCGCTGGTCGGCTACTTGGCCTCGCCGGCCGCCGCCCGGATCAACGGACAGCTGCTCGTCGCGCACGGTGGCATGGTCGCCGTCGTCGAACGCCCTCGGGTGCGAGCCAAGTTCGACAGCAAGGAGGACGTGTTCGGCTACGAGGAGCTGGACGCCGTCCTCGGCGCGCACTTCGCGGACCGGCCCCGGGGGGAGACGTTCGCCGCGGCGGAGGTGCTGGGACTACGGCGGGGGCAGGCGTAG
- a CDS encoding Zn-dependent alcohol dehydrogenase, translating to MRAAVLHEIGQDKLEVLDDVEAVGFGPGRVRIRVRATGLCHSDLSAMGGVLPQPAPFVPGHEGAGEILEVGEGVTRVKPGDRVVVCWLPACGACPACKRGQTELCLAGFMNAGTPNFRRPGGDVFGFAGTGTFAEEVVVDAGCAVPIPDDVPFDIAALIGCGVTTGLGAALNTAEVEAGSSVAVIGCGGVGISAIQGARLKGAAEIVAVDPVASRREAALDFGATKAVSPDELPGAKQLVTGGEGFDYVFEVVGRSATARTAYDNTRRGGTLVVVGAGALDDFLQLNMFELFFDEKRILPSMYGGGDVLRSYERTIALWRAGRIDLSGLITHRVALTEINEALDQMRTGAALRTCIEI from the coding sequence ATGCGCGCAGCCGTACTGCACGAGATCGGCCAGGACAAGCTGGAGGTTCTCGACGACGTCGAGGCGGTGGGCTTCGGCCCCGGACGGGTCAGGATCCGGGTGCGGGCCACGGGCCTGTGCCACTCGGACCTGTCCGCGATGGGCGGGGTGCTGCCGCAGCCCGCGCCCTTCGTGCCCGGTCACGAGGGTGCGGGCGAGATCCTGGAGGTGGGGGAGGGCGTCACCCGGGTGAAGCCCGGAGACCGGGTCGTCGTCTGCTGGTTGCCGGCCTGCGGGGCGTGTCCCGCGTGCAAGCGCGGCCAGACCGAACTGTGCCTGGCCGGGTTCATGAACGCGGGCACACCCAACTTCCGCCGCCCCGGCGGAGACGTCTTCGGCTTCGCCGGCACCGGAACCTTCGCCGAGGAGGTGGTGGTCGACGCGGGCTGCGCGGTCCCGATCCCCGACGACGTCCCCTTCGACATCGCCGCGCTCATCGGCTGCGGAGTGACCACGGGTCTGGGCGCCGCCCTCAACACGGCCGAGGTGGAGGCCGGTTCGTCGGTCGCCGTCATCGGCTGCGGAGGCGTCGGCATCTCCGCGATCCAGGGCGCGCGGCTCAAGGGCGCCGCCGAGATCGTGGCCGTCGACCCGGTCGCCTCGCGCCGGGAGGCCGCCCTCGACTTCGGCGCCACGAAGGCCGTCTCACCGGACGAGCTGCCCGGAGCGAAGCAACTGGTCACCGGCGGCGAGGGTTTCGACTACGTCTTCGAGGTCGTCGGCCGCTCCGCCACCGCCCGCACCGCGTACGACAACACCCGGCGCGGCGGCACCCTCGTCGTCGTCGGCGCGGGTGCCCTGGACGACTTCCTCCAGCTCAACATGTTCGAGCTGTTCTTCGACGAGAAGCGGATCCTGCCCTCGATGTACGGCGGCGGGGACGTCCTGCGCTCCTACGAGCGGACGATCGCCCTGTGGCGGGCCGGCCGGATCGACCTGTCGGGCCTGATCACCCACCGCGTGGCGCTCACCGAGATCAACGAGGCGCTGGACCAGATGCGTACCGGGGCGGCGCTCCGTACGTGCATAGAGATCTGA
- a CDS encoding MaoC/PaaZ C-terminal domain-containing protein has translation MPIDAAKALAAEPRTGEITWDRRDVQLYHLGIGAGVPATDPDELRYTLESRLHVLPSFATVAGSGSPGVISGLSMPGVEVDLARVLHGGQRLEIHRPIPVTGRATATGRIAAVYDKGKAAVLVMRTEVADADGPLWTNDAQIFVRGEGGWGGDRGPSARLEPPAGAPDKVVERTVREDQALLYRLSGDYNPLHADPEFAKLAGFDRPILHGLCTYGITLKAVVDTLLDGDVSRVRGYATRFAGVVFPGETLRIRVWRGEGAVRVAVSAVQRDDAPVLADTLVEHS, from the coding sequence ATGCCCATCGACGCAGCCAAGGCGCTCGCCGCCGAACCTCGGACCGGCGAGATCACCTGGGACCGCCGGGACGTCCAGCTGTACCACCTCGGCATCGGCGCGGGAGTCCCGGCCACCGACCCCGACGAACTGCGCTACACGCTGGAGTCCCGGCTCCACGTCCTGCCGAGCTTCGCCACCGTCGCCGGCTCCGGCTCGCCCGGCGTGATCAGCGGACTGTCCATGCCCGGCGTCGAGGTCGACCTCGCCCGCGTCCTGCACGGCGGCCAGCGCCTGGAGATCCACCGCCCCATCCCGGTGACCGGCCGGGCGACCGCCACCGGACGCATCGCCGCCGTCTACGACAAGGGCAAGGCCGCCGTCCTCGTCATGCGCACCGAGGTCGCCGACGCGGACGGGCCGTTGTGGACCAACGACGCCCAGATCTTCGTCCGCGGGGAAGGCGGATGGGGCGGCGACCGGGGCCCCTCCGCCCGGCTCGAGCCGCCCGCCGGGGCGCCCGACAAGGTGGTCGAACGGACCGTCCGCGAGGACCAGGCCCTCCTCTACCGCCTCTCCGGCGACTACAACCCGCTGCACGCCGACCCGGAGTTCGCGAAACTCGCCGGATTCGACCGGCCCATCCTGCACGGCCTGTGCACCTACGGCATCACGCTCAAGGCAGTCGTCGACACGCTGCTCGACGGCGATGTGAGCCGGGTGCGCGGCTACGCCACGCGCTTCGCCGGCGTGGTGTTCCCGGGAGAGACCCTGCGTATCCGCGTGTGGCGCGGTGAAGGCGCCGTCCGGGTGGCCGTGAGCGCCGTACAACGGGACGACGCGCCCGTCCTGGCGGACACGCTCGTCGAACACTCCTGA
- a CDS encoding sensor histidine kinase, giving the protein MTRSFEDRRRAATCRRDAWRSAFRTAREHRRHWRADKERFKAEYRTARRAGRIPEDPGPPASGFTLLPWLLMGMGAFSNLFQGDANPWIGSLGLLAFNSLYIYVAFRAFVKEAREATSTRVALVLLGLVTCGLALGYGGSWLLFLPLFGLATGAVLRGPQLRTIGTAVAVLAGAVACVRDGWDGLTIAYATWISTMVTAAILSLSEAVRELRAAREELARRAVEEERLRFSRDLHDLLGHTLSVIVVKSEAARRLAPRDMDAALSQVTDIEAVGRQALTEIREAVTGYREGSLAGELDRARSALTAAGVEPSVSRSGPPPDPRTSALLGWVVREAVTNVVRHSDASHCGITVSGTPERVRLTVTDDGGSDDGGGISSDSGDAGGDSCCAPGGGTGLTGLRERLAAAGGTLTAGPGPRGGFTVTAELPVELPMPHSGTATDTIAGTGTGTGTGTGTGTGTIAGTGTDTGTIAGTGTDTGTTARTGTDSRTSTSTSTSTDTGAATGDGTGTIARTDTGTATPTGTSTATEGIRSPAAAQSPAAAQSADTVQSADTVPSVAAGPNLGP; this is encoded by the coding sequence ATGACCAGGTCATTCGAGGACCGGCGCCGCGCGGCGACCTGCCGGCGGGACGCCTGGCGCTCGGCGTTCCGTACGGCACGAGAGCACCGGCGGCACTGGAGAGCGGACAAGGAACGCTTCAAGGCCGAGTACCGCACCGCCCGCCGGGCCGGGCGGATTCCCGAGGACCCGGGTCCGCCGGCCAGCGGCTTCACGCTGCTGCCGTGGCTGCTGATGGGGATGGGCGCGTTCTCCAACCTCTTCCAGGGCGACGCCAACCCGTGGATCGGCAGCCTGGGCCTGCTGGCGTTCAACTCGCTCTACATCTACGTCGCTTTCCGCGCCTTCGTGAAGGAGGCCCGCGAGGCGACCTCCACGCGGGTGGCGCTGGTGCTGCTGGGCCTCGTGACCTGCGGACTCGCCCTCGGCTACGGCGGCAGCTGGCTGCTCTTCCTCCCGCTGTTCGGCCTCGCGACGGGCGCGGTACTGCGCGGCCCCCAGCTACGGACCATCGGTACCGCCGTCGCCGTCCTGGCGGGCGCGGTCGCCTGTGTCCGCGACGGCTGGGACGGCCTCACCATCGCCTACGCCACCTGGATATCGACGATGGTGACGGCCGCGATCCTCTCCCTCTCCGAGGCCGTACGGGAGCTGCGCGCCGCCCGTGAGGAACTCGCCCGCCGGGCGGTGGAAGAGGAGCGGCTGCGCTTCTCCCGCGATCTGCACGACCTGCTCGGCCACACCCTGTCGGTGATCGTGGTGAAGTCGGAGGCGGCCCGGCGGCTGGCACCGCGCGACATGGACGCGGCCCTCTCCCAGGTCACCGATATCGAGGCGGTGGGCCGCCAGGCGCTGACCGAGATCCGCGAGGCGGTCACCGGCTACCGCGAGGGCAGCCTGGCCGGGGAGCTGGACCGGGCCCGCTCGGCCCTGACGGCGGCGGGCGTCGAACCCTCGGTGAGCCGGTCGGGGCCGCCGCCGGATCCGAGGACCTCGGCCCTGCTCGGCTGGGTGGTGCGCGAGGCGGTCACCAACGTCGTCCGGCACAGCGACGCGAGCCACTGCGGGATCACGGTGTCGGGCACACCGGAGCGGGTCCGGCTGACGGTGACGGACGACGGCGGCAGCGACGACGGGGGAGGAATCAGCAGCGACAGCGGGGACGCGGGCGGTGACAGCTGCTGCGCACCGGGCGGCGGCACCGGCCTCACCGGCCTGCGCGAACGCCTGGCGGCGGCGGGCGGCACCCTGACGGCGGGCCCGGGACCGCGCGGCGGCTTCACGGTCACGGCGGAACTGCCGGTGGAACTCCCGATGCCACACTCGGGAACCGCCACCGACACCATTGCCGGAACCGGAACCGGAACCGGAACCGGGACCGGGACCGGGACCGGGACCATCGCAGGAACCGGAACCGACACCGGGACCATCGCAGGAACCGGAACCGACACCGGGACCACCGCCAGGACCGGGACCGACAGCCGCACCAGCACCAGCACCAGCACCAGCACCGATACCGGTGCCGCCACCGGCGACGGCACCGGCACCATCGCCAGGACCGACACCGGGACCGCCACGCCCACCGGCACCAGCACCGCCACCGAAGGGATACGGTCCCCCGCGGCAGCGCAGTCCCCCGCGGCAGCGCAGTCCGCGGACACCGTGCAGTCCGCGGACACCGTGCCGTCCGTGGCCGCCGGCCCTAACCTGGGCCCGTGA
- a CDS encoding response regulator transcription factor, producing MPRDHRPAKSIRVLLAEDQGMMRGALALLLGLEADIEVVAQVGTGDAIVDAALLHRPDVALLDIELPGISGLDAAAELRDQAPGCRVLILTTFGRPGYLRRAMEAGASGFLVKDGPVEELAAAIRRVLAGETVVDPALATAALSAGPNPLTARECDVLKASVDGATVSDIAARLHLSESTVRNYLSSAIGKTGTRNRMEAMREARQQGWL from the coding sequence ATGCCCCGCGACCATCGCCCCGCCAAGTCCATCAGGGTGCTGCTCGCGGAGGACCAGGGCATGATGCGCGGGGCGCTGGCCCTGCTGCTGGGGCTGGAGGCCGACATCGAGGTCGTCGCGCAGGTGGGCACCGGGGACGCGATCGTGGACGCGGCCCTTCTGCACCGGCCGGACGTCGCGCTCCTCGACATCGAACTCCCCGGCATCAGCGGCCTGGACGCGGCCGCCGAGCTGCGCGACCAGGCGCCCGGCTGCCGGGTGCTGATCCTGACCACGTTCGGCCGGCCCGGCTATCTGCGCCGGGCCATGGAGGCCGGGGCCTCGGGGTTCCTGGTCAAGGACGGCCCGGTGGAGGAGCTGGCGGCGGCGATCCGCCGGGTGCTGGCCGGCGAGACGGTCGTGGACCCGGCGCTGGCCACGGCCGCGCTGAGTGCCGGCCCGAACCCGCTCACCGCCCGCGAGTGCGACGTCCTGAAGGCCTCCGTGGACGGCGCGACCGTCTCCGACATCGCCGCCAGGCTGCACCTCTCGGAGTCCACGGTCCGCAACTACCTGTCCTCCGCGATCGGCAAGACGGGCACCCGCAACCGCATGGAGGCGATGCGGGAGGCTCGGCAGCAGGGCTGGCTGTAG
- a CDS encoding class I SAM-dependent methyltransferase has translation MPAAPKPEILAAFEAAKGFMPVDEGLALYAAAVEAGALGLPLLEVGTYCGRSTILLADAARRAGVSALTLDHHRGSEEQQPGWEYHDPETVDPEVGLMDTLPTFRRTLHRAGLEEHVVALVGRSPRIAAFWNSPLGLVFVDGGHTDEHATSDYEGWAPHVAEGGLLVIHDVFPDPVDEFTGQAPYRVYLRALDSGAFTEVSDTGSLRVLRRTGKGI, from the coding sequence ATGCCCGCGGCACCCAAGCCCGAGATCCTGGCCGCGTTCGAGGCGGCGAAGGGGTTCATGCCGGTCGACGAGGGGCTCGCGCTGTACGCGGCCGCCGTCGAGGCGGGTGCGCTCGGGCTGCCGCTGCTCGAGGTCGGCACCTACTGCGGGCGTTCCACGATCCTGCTCGCGGACGCGGCCCGCCGGGCCGGGGTCAGCGCGCTCACGCTCGACCATCACCGGGGCAGCGAGGAGCAACAGCCCGGCTGGGAGTACCACGACCCGGAGACCGTCGACCCCGAGGTCGGCCTGATGGACACCCTGCCCACCTTCCGCCGGACCCTGCACCGCGCGGGCCTGGAGGAGCATGTGGTCGCCCTGGTCGGACGTTCGCCGCGCATCGCCGCGTTCTGGAACTCGCCCCTCGGCCTCGTCTTCGTCGACGGCGGCCACACCGACGAGCACGCCACCTCCGACTACGAGGGCTGGGCGCCGCATGTCGCCGAGGGCGGGCTCCTCGTCATCCACGACGTGTTCCCCGACCCGGTCGACGAGTTCACCGGCCAGGCCCCTTACCGCGTCTACCTCCGCGCGCTGGACTCCGGGGCCTTCACCGAGGTCTCGGACACCGGCTCGCTGCGGGTGCTGCGACGGACGGGCAAGGGCATCTAG
- a CDS encoding MFS transporter, translating to MTHTTTGPPTREASGAVVPVLAFAGIVVAVMQTLLVPVIKDLPQLLGTAPSNATWVLTSTLLSGAVATPIMGRLGDLYGKRRMLIVSLAVMVVGALVSALTSDLITMIAGRTLQGFAMGAIPLGIGLMRDMLPREKLGSAMALMSSSIGVGGGLALPLAALIAQHADWHALFYGAAGLGALAIALTLLVVPESPARAEGTFDVAGAIGLSTGLVLFLLPITKGSDWGWTSGTTLGLFAAAAVVLVLWGVMELRLKAPLVDLRTTARPAVLFTNLASIMVGVSFYVVSLVLPQLLQLPKATGYGLGQSMVVAGLLVAPLGLTMMFTAPVYAKLSAKYGPKFTLILGMLIIAIGYGAGLGLMSAAWQSLVIAVVLGAGIGLAYSSLPALIVGAVPASETGAANGLNTLMRSIGTSVSSAVIGMVLANTANNVGGVAVPTMHGFRVSFLIATAAVAVGLLLALFLPRQQRPSAVPQLRASSEEEANLKHAEEVLRGFRGRVLDADGVPVARAKVTLIDRRGRQAGATLSQEDGSYALAVPAQGAYVLAAKATGHGPLASSATHAGDERPVDLDLALPGETVSA from the coding sequence ATGACGCACACGACGACCGGCCCGCCCACCCGAGAAGCGAGCGGAGCCGTCGTCCCGGTGCTCGCCTTCGCGGGCATCGTGGTCGCGGTGATGCAGACCCTGCTCGTCCCGGTCATCAAGGACCTGCCCCAGCTGCTGGGCACCGCGCCCAGCAACGCCACCTGGGTCCTGACCTCGACACTGCTGTCGGGCGCCGTGGCCACTCCGATCATGGGCCGCCTCGGCGACCTGTACGGCAAGCGGCGCATGCTGATAGTCAGCCTCGCGGTGATGGTCGTCGGCGCGCTGGTCAGCGCCCTCACCAGCGACCTGATCACGATGATCGCCGGCCGCACCCTCCAGGGCTTCGCGATGGGCGCGATCCCGCTCGGCATCGGCCTGATGCGGGACATGCTGCCGCGCGAGAAGCTCGGCTCGGCGATGGCCCTGATGAGCTCCTCGATCGGCGTCGGCGGCGGCCTCGCCCTGCCGCTCGCGGCCCTGATCGCCCAGCACGCCGACTGGCACGCCCTGTTCTACGGCGCCGCCGGCCTCGGAGCCCTCGCCATCGCCCTCACCCTCCTCGTCGTCCCCGAGTCCCCGGCGCGCGCCGAGGGCACCTTCGACGTCGCGGGCGCGATCGGCCTCTCCACCGGTCTGGTGCTATTCCTGCTGCCGATCACCAAGGGCAGCGACTGGGGCTGGACCTCCGGCACCACCCTCGGCCTCTTCGCCGCCGCGGCCGTCGTCCTCGTCCTGTGGGGCGTGATGGAGCTGCGGCTGAAGGCCCCGCTCGTCGACCTGCGCACCACGGCCCGCCCCGCCGTCCTCTTCACCAACCTCGCCTCGATCATGGTCGGCGTCTCGTTCTACGTCGTCTCCCTGGTCCTGCCGCAGTTGCTCCAGCTGCCGAAGGCCACCGGCTACGGCCTCGGCCAGTCGATGGTCGTCGCCGGTCTGCTCGTCGCGCCGCTCGGCCTGACGATGATGTTCACCGCGCCCGTCTACGCCAAGCTGTCCGCCAAGTACGGCCCCAAGTTCACCCTGATCCTCGGCATGCTGATCATCGCGATCGGCTACGGCGCCGGCCTCGGCCTGATGAGCGCCGCCTGGCAGAGCCTCGTCATCGCCGTCGTCCTCGGTGCCGGCATCGGCCTCGCGTACTCCTCCCTGCCCGCGCTGATCGTCGGCGCGGTCCCGGCCTCGGAGACCGGCGCGGCCAACGGCCTCAACACCCTGATGCGGTCCATCGGCACCTCGGTGTCCAGCGCCGTCATCGGCATGGTGCTGGCCAACACCGCGAACAACGTCGGCGGCGTCGCCGTACCGACCATGCACGGCTTCCGCGTCTCCTTCCTGATCGCCACCGCCGCCGTCGCGGTCGGCCTGCTCCTCGCCCTCTTCCTGCCCAGGCAGCAGCGCCCGTCGGCCGTACCGCAGCTGCGCGCCAGCAGCGAGGAGGAAGCCAACCTGAAGCACGCCGAGGAGGTCCTGCGGGGCTTCCGCGGCCGGGTCCTGGACGCCGACGGCGTCCCGGTCGCCCGCGCCAAGGTCACGCTCATCGACCGCCGCGGCCGCCAGGCCGGCGCCACCCTGTCGCAGGAGGACGGCAGCTACGCCCTCGCCGTCCCGGCCCAGGGCGCCTACGTCCTCGCCGCCAAGGCCACCGGCCACGGCCCGCTCGCGAGCTCCGCGACCCACGCGGGCGACGAGCGTCCGGTCGACCTGGACCTGGCCCTGCCGGGCGAGACGGTCAGCGCCTGA
- a CDS encoding TetR/AcrR family transcriptional regulator, translated as MTPEPISRRARPAKAPLSREAIVRAGLAILDRDGLDALTMRRVAKELDTGPASLYVYVANRDDLMAAMLDEALARVPLTAEGTWREQLHALVAATVEAMSRHEGLAAVALGAIPTGANALLVLDRMLALLKQGGLDDITAAWAVDLLHLHSAAAAAEQSAYLTKGGKEETVVADADRHYAALPADRYPMITALRPALFSPGDRDTWGLDVLLSGILQTPAR; from the coding sequence GTGACCCCCGAGCCGATCAGCCGCCGCGCGCGCCCCGCCAAGGCCCCCCTCAGCCGCGAGGCGATCGTGCGGGCCGGGCTGGCCATCCTGGACCGCGACGGGCTGGACGCGCTGACCATGCGCCGCGTCGCCAAGGAACTCGACACCGGGCCGGCCTCGCTCTACGTCTACGTCGCCAACCGCGACGACCTGATGGCCGCGATGCTGGACGAGGCGCTCGCCCGGGTCCCGCTCACCGCGGAGGGCACCTGGCGGGAGCAGTTGCACGCGCTGGTCGCGGCGACCGTCGAGGCCATGAGCCGGCACGAGGGGCTGGCCGCCGTCGCCCTCGGCGCGATCCCCACCGGGGCCAACGCCCTGCTCGTCCTCGACCGCATGCTCGCGCTGCTCAAACAGGGCGGCCTCGACGACATCACCGCCGCCTGGGCCGTCGACCTGCTCCATCTCCACAGCGCCGCGGCCGCCGCCGAACAGAGCGCCTATCTCACCAAGGGGGGCAAGGAGGAGACCGTAGTGGCGGACGCCGACCGCCACTACGCGGCCCTGCCCGCCGACCGTTACCCGATGATCACCGCGCTGCGACCGGCCCTGTTCTCGCCCGGCGACCGCGACACCTGGGGCCTGGACGTGCTGCTCAGCGGCATCCTCCAGACCCCCGCCCGCTGA
- a CDS encoding NAD(P)H-binding protein has product MILITGGRGAVATRLLALLHADGIPVRVGSTARADLTPPPGVEAVTLDLTDPATFPAALAGVTSVFLYATPDHITDFVDHAHRAGVTHVVVLSSSSVLGVLESEPKDDPLAGSHLAVERALLASPIATTLLRPGSFASNAASWAWSMRAGLPVSLPFPGAHTDPLHEMDLAEAAHAVLTDPRHRGGRFTLTGPESLTFAEQIERLAAVTGRAIAVKHVTAEEWKEETDGHIPAVYADALLAWWASTDGRPVPLTRTVEELTGHPARSFTVWATDHIAHFTAS; this is encoded by the coding sequence ATGATCCTGATCACCGGAGGCCGCGGCGCAGTCGCCACCCGGCTGCTCGCCCTCCTGCACGCCGACGGCATACCCGTGCGGGTCGGCTCCACCGCCCGCGCCGACCTCACCCCGCCCCCCGGCGTCGAGGCGGTCACCCTCGACCTCACCGACCCCGCGACCTTCCCCGCCGCCCTGGCCGGCGTCACCTCCGTCTTCCTCTACGCGACCCCCGACCACATCACCGACTTCGTCGACCACGCCCACCGGGCCGGCGTCACCCATGTCGTGGTGCTGTCCAGCTCGAGCGTCCTGGGCGTCCTCGAGTCCGAGCCGAAGGACGACCCCCTGGCCGGCTCCCATCTGGCCGTGGAGCGGGCGCTGCTCGCCTCCCCGATCGCCACCACCCTCCTGCGGCCGGGTTCCTTCGCCTCCAACGCCGCGTCCTGGGCCTGGTCCATGAGGGCCGGACTTCCCGTCAGCCTGCCCTTCCCCGGCGCCCACACCGACCCCCTCCACGAGATGGACCTGGCCGAGGCCGCCCACGCCGTCCTCACCGACCCCCGGCACCGCGGCGGCCGGTTCACCCTCACCGGACCCGAGTCGCTGACGTTCGCCGAGCAGATCGAGCGGCTCGCCGCCGTCACCGGCCGCGCCATCGCGGTCAAACACGTCACCGCCGAGGAGTGGAAGGAGGAGACCGACGGGCACATCCCCGCCGTCTACGCCGACGCCCTCCTCGCGTGGTGGGCGTCCACGGACGGCAGGCCCGTCCCCCTCACCCGCACCGTCGAGGAACTCACCGGGCACCCCGCCCGCTCCTTCACCGTCTGGGCCACCGACCACATCGCCCACTTCACCGCCTCCTGA
- a CDS encoding MFS transporter, producing MTPMLETADTTRARRSRRPTAPAWLLVALACAGQFLVVLDMSVVNVALPSIRADLGMSASGLHWVVNAYSIAFAGFMLLGGRAGDLYGRKRMFLTGLALFTLASLAGGLAQDGRQLLLARAVQGLGAAILAPATLTIVTSAVPEGAARARAIATWTAVGAGGGAAGGLVGGALVDLMSWRWVLLINVPFGVLLLAGSLWWLTESRAGDGRRPDLPGALLVTAGLATLAYGISRTEAEGWTAPATLVPLAAGLASIGLFLAVEARTADPLMPLGLFRLRAVSAANAAMFVNGSAMFSMWFFMTLYAQNVLGYTPLEAGLALVPSSLAIVLAAKLAPRLMYTAGARTVATLGTLLAATGFAWQSTMSADGGYVTGIMLPGVLMMLGAGLASTPLASLAVSGAAPGETGLVSGLVNTSRTMGGALGLAVLSTLASARTAGRGTPEALTEGYALAFRTGTGVLLAGAVLILTWLPRRTSAP from the coding sequence ATGACGCCCATGCTGGAAACCGCCGACACCACCCGCGCCCGGAGATCCCGCCGTCCCACCGCTCCCGCCTGGCTGCTCGTGGCACTCGCCTGCGCCGGACAGTTCCTCGTCGTGCTCGACATGTCCGTGGTGAACGTGGCGCTGCCGTCGATCCGGGCGGATCTCGGAATGAGCGCCTCGGGCCTGCACTGGGTGGTGAACGCCTACTCGATCGCCTTCGCCGGGTTCATGCTGCTCGGCGGCCGGGCGGGCGACCTCTACGGCCGCAAGCGGATGTTCCTCACCGGCCTCGCCCTGTTCACGCTGGCCTCGCTGGCCGGCGGCCTGGCGCAGGACGGCCGGCAGCTGCTGCTCGCGCGGGCCGTGCAGGGGCTGGGCGCGGCGATCCTCGCGCCCGCGACGCTGACGATCGTCACCTCCGCCGTGCCGGAGGGCGCCGCGCGGGCCCGGGCCATCGCCACGTGGACGGCGGTCGGCGCGGGTGGCGGGGCCGCCGGCGGGCTCGTCGGCGGAGCGCTGGTGGACCTCATGTCCTGGCGCTGGGTCCTGTTGATCAACGTCCCCTTCGGTGTGCTGTTGCTGGCCGGCTCGCTGTGGTGGCTGACCGAGAGCCGGGCCGGGGACGGCCGCCGCCCGGACCTGCCGGGCGCGCTGCTGGTCACGGCCGGCCTCGCCACGCTGGCGTACGGCATCTCGCGGACGGAGGCCGAGGGGTGGACGGCGCCGGCCACCCTCGTCCCGCTGGCCGCCGGGCTCGCGTCGATCGGCCTGTTCCTCGCCGTGGAGGCCCGGACGGCGGACCCGTTGATGCCGCTCGGGCTGTTCCGGCTGCGGGCGGTGTCGGCGGCGAACGCGGCGATGTTCGTGAACGGCTCGGCCATGTTCTCCATGTGGTTCTTCATGACGCTGTACGCACAGAACGTCCTGGGCTACACCCCGCTGGAGGCCGGCCTGGCGCTCGTGCCGAGCTCGCTGGCCATCGTCCTCGCCGCGAAACTCGCCCCCCGTCTCATGTACACGGCCGGGGCACGCACCGTGGCCACGCTGGGCACGCTGCTCGCGGCGACCGGCTTCGCCTGGCAGTCGACGATGAGCGCGGACGGCGGGTACGTCACCGGGATCATGCTGCCGGGCGTCCTGATGATGCTGGGCGCCGGCCTGGCCTCGACCCCGCTCGCCTCGCTGGCCGTCTCGGGCGCGGCGCCGGGCGAGACGGGTCTGGTGTCCGGCCTGGTCAACACCTCCCGCACGATGGGCGGCGCGCTGGGCCTGGCGGTGCTGTCGACGCTCGCGTCCGCGCGCACGGCGGGACGCGGCACGCCGGAGGCGCTGACGGAGGGGTACGCCCTGGCCTTCCGCACCGGCACGGGCGTGCTGCTGGCGGGAGCGGTCCTGATACTGACGTGGCTCCCACGCCGGACCTCCGCCCCCTGA